The Sphaerospermopsis torques-reginae ITEP-024 genome has a window encoding:
- the lipA gene encoding lipoyl synthase has protein sequence MTSAQELKSEIAAMPSWLRRSIGKASEISTVQRIIKQRQIHTICEEGRCPNRGECYAQKTATFLLMGPTCTRSCAFCQVDKGHAPMPVDEEEPQKVAESVHLLGLSYVVLTAVARDDLTDGGAGHFVKTMATIRQMNPETQIEVLTPDFWGGAGVGETGQKQRIAMIVNAQPACYNHNVETVRRLTGPVRRGAKYDRSLAVLATVKEIDASIPTKSGLMLGHGETQEEIIETMGDLRAVGCDRITLGQYMRPSLEHLPVQKYWTPAEFDELGKIAEDMGFIHVRSGPLVRSSYHAGQEGDR, from the coding sequence ATGACTTCTGCACAAGAACTAAAATCAGAAATTGCTGCCATGCCTAGCTGGTTACGCCGTTCTATTGGTAAAGCCAGTGAAATTTCGACGGTACAACGTATTATTAAGCAGCGTCAAATTCATACTATTTGTGAAGAAGGCCGCTGTCCCAACCGGGGGGAATGCTACGCCCAAAAAACGGCAACTTTTTTACTTATGGGTCCGACTTGTACCAGGTCTTGTGCTTTTTGTCAAGTAGATAAAGGTCACGCACCAATGCCTGTAGACGAGGAAGAACCGCAAAAGGTAGCAGAATCTGTACATTTGTTAGGATTGAGCTATGTGGTACTGACTGCTGTTGCCCGTGATGATTTAACTGATGGGGGTGCGGGTCATTTTGTCAAGACTATGGCAACAATTCGCCAAATGAACCCAGAAACGCAAATTGAGGTTCTCACACCAGATTTTTGGGGTGGTGCGGGTGTGGGTGAAACTGGTCAAAAGCAAAGGATAGCTATGATTGTAAATGCTCAACCTGCTTGTTATAACCATAATGTGGAGACAGTCCGCAGGTTAACAGGTCCGGTGCGACGAGGTGCAAAATACGATCGCTCTTTGGCAGTGTTAGCAACAGTGAAAGAAATTGATGCCAGTATACCCACTAAGTCCGGTTTAATGTTGGGACACGGAGAAACTCAGGAAGAAATAATAGAGACAATGGGGGATTTAAGGGCTGTGGGTTGCGATCGCATCACACTGGGTCAATATATGCGCCCTTCTTTGGAACATCTCCCAGTACAAAAATACTGGACACCAGCAGAATTTGATGAACTGGGGAAAATAGCAGAGGACATGGGCTTCATTCATGTTCGTTCAGGTCCTCTGGTGCGAAGTTCTTATCATGCTGGGCAGGAAGGTGACAGGTGA
- a CDS encoding photosystem I protein PsaX encodes MTSKGKAAKPSYVFRASWALLLLAINFLVAAYYFHIIE; translated from the coding sequence ATGACTTCCAAAGGAAAAGCTGCTAAACCTTCTTATGTTTTCCGTGCCAGTTGGGCGTTACTGCTGTTGGCGATCAACTTTTTGGTAGCAGCTTATTATTTCCATATCATTGAGTAA
- a CDS encoding branched-chain amino acid ABC transporter permease, whose product MDTQLAQLIINGIAVGSIIALGAVGLTLTYGILRLSNFAHGDFLTLGAYLTLVTNTLSVNIWLSMILAAVGTVAVMLLIEKLLWSRMRSVRATSTTLIIISIGLALFLRNGIIFIWGGKNQNYNLPVIPALEFGELRIPQNQLLVLGLAVLAILFLHYILQNTKIGKAMRAVADDLDLARVSGINVDRVILWTWIIAGIFTSLGGSMYGLITAVRPNMGWFLILPLFASVILGGIGNPYGAIAAAFIIGIVQEVSTPWLGSQYKQGVALLIMILVLLIRPKGLFKGTI is encoded by the coding sequence ATGGATACACAACTGGCTCAATTAATCATTAATGGGATTGCTGTGGGCAGTATTATTGCTCTAGGAGCGGTAGGACTAACACTGACCTATGGAATTTTACGATTATCTAACTTTGCTCACGGTGATTTTCTCACCTTGGGAGCTTATTTGACTTTAGTAACAAATACCCTAAGTGTAAATATTTGGCTATCAATGATTTTAGCCGCAGTAGGAACAGTAGCGGTAATGTTACTGATAGAAAAATTGCTGTGGTCAAGGATGCGCTCGGTTCGTGCTACTTCCACAACACTGATAATTATCTCTATCGGACTGGCCTTATTTCTCCGTAACGGCATTATTTTTATTTGGGGTGGTAAAAACCAAAACTATAATCTCCCTGTGATCCCGGCTTTAGAATTTGGGGAATTACGGATACCGCAAAATCAATTATTGGTACTAGGGTTAGCTGTACTGGCGATTTTGTTTCTTCACTACATATTACAAAACACTAAAATCGGTAAAGCCATGCGAGCAGTGGCAGATGATTTAGACTTAGCTAGAGTATCTGGTATTAACGTTGATAGAGTAATTCTCTGGACTTGGATCATAGCTGGTATTTTTACTTCTTTAGGCGGTAGTATGTACGGTTTAATTACCGCTGTACGTCCGAATATGGGCTGGTTTTTGATTTTACCTTTGTTTGCCTCTGTGATTTTGGGTGGTATTGGCAACCCCTACGGTGCGATCGCTGCTGCTTTTATCATTGGTATTGTTCAGGAAGTCAGCACTCCTTGGCTGGGTTCTCAGTATAAACAAGGTGTAGCTCTGTTAATCATGATTTTGGTCTTGTTAATCCGTCCTAAAGGTTTATTTAAAGGCACAATCTAA
- the hrmK gene encoding hybrid histidine kinase/response regulator HrmK, whose amino-acid sequence MQQSPSLPEQNSQIDGTPKLLHRIQQLRDNFWLQNSLNHLQNRLNDCLLAANMMQSADTKAEIYQTVVNELEKALNARWVAIAQFQPDDIVGKICYVSSYPSLRKQTSEIISQPGTKLDLRLNATIRLEDLQQMEKQKPGSAWRLFEDANGMMAWLIIDTSKSNVNGVSIKPSLTPLRSQFIKRTIQYCHTALTQLKQIQFWQERCQQLANYNQELERTNQLKNQFLANTSHEIRTPLSCIVGFTHLLLAQGYEPERQRHQEYLHIIQSSGKYLLNLINDILDLSKIEANQLEVQWEIIDVPLLCGNVLALVKEKAANKGLKLRLQINDDVTTLLADPLRLKQMLLNLLFNAIKFTNSGSVGLRVATQDLYLRFTVWDTGIGIYKEDQSLLFRPYSQIINSGSRNNEGTGLGLVVTQQLAQIHGGYLELESEVNKGSAFTIILPLQPTGKVLDAIEDKAEKDLELSKVTSNSSVHIPISISREILLVEDDFANSELMRIYLSRLSYQLTCVKNTQEMWMTLPQIQPAVILMDVNLPDSNGLNVVEQLRKHPQYQHIPIIAQTAMAMKGDRETCLAAGFDDYISKPIDLQILGSMVAKYCQGFNNGQLIIDH is encoded by the coding sequence ATGCAGCAATCTCCAAGCTTACCAGAACAAAACTCCCAGATCGATGGAACACCAAAACTTTTGCACAGAATCCAGCAACTGCGGGATAATTTTTGGTTGCAAAACAGCTTAAATCATTTGCAGAATCGTTTAAATGATTGTCTGCTGGCTGCTAATATGATGCAGTCCGCAGATACAAAAGCAGAAATTTATCAAACGGTAGTCAACGAACTGGAAAAAGCTTTAAATGCGCGTTGGGTGGCGATCGCGCAATTTCAACCAGATGACATTGTGGGTAAGATTTGTTATGTTTCTAGTTATCCCTCCTTGAGAAAACAAACGTCAGAAATAATATCCCAACCTGGGACAAAGCTGGACTTGAGGTTAAACGCTACCATCAGACTGGAAGATTTGCAGCAAATGGAGAAACAAAAACCTGGCAGTGCTTGGCGTTTATTTGAAGATGCTAATGGTATGATGGCATGGCTAATTATTGACACATCAAAGTCTAACGTGAATGGTGTTTCAATTAAACCATCCTTAACTCCCCTGCGATCACAATTCATTAAAAGAACAATTCAGTATTGTCATACAGCCTTAACACAACTAAAGCAAATACAATTTTGGCAAGAAAGATGTCAACAATTAGCTAATTATAATCAAGAATTAGAACGCACCAATCAACTTAAAAATCAATTTCTCGCCAATACCAGTCACGAAATCCGCACACCTTTAAGTTGTATAGTTGGATTTACTCATCTACTTTTAGCACAAGGTTACGAACCAGAGAGACAACGCCATCAAGAATATTTACACATCATCCAATCGAGTGGTAAGTATTTATTAAACTTGATTAACGATATTTTGGATCTTTCCAAAATTGAAGCCAACCAGCTAGAAGTGCAATGGGAAATAATTGATGTACCATTATTATGTGGCAATGTTTTAGCTTTGGTGAAAGAAAAAGCTGCCAATAAAGGTTTGAAATTACGTTTACAAATTAACGATGATGTCACAACTTTATTAGCTGATCCTTTGCGACTGAAGCAAATGCTATTGAATTTATTATTTAATGCGATCAAATTTACCAATTCAGGTAGTGTTGGTTTAAGAGTAGCTACACAAGATTTATATTTACGGTTTACAGTTTGGGATACTGGGATTGGTATTTACAAAGAAGATCAATCTTTACTATTTCGTCCTTATAGTCAAATTATTAATTCTGGTTCAAGAAACAATGAAGGTACTGGTTTAGGGTTGGTGGTGACACAACAACTGGCTCAAATTCATGGTGGTTATTTAGAGTTAGAATCGGAAGTAAATAAAGGTTCTGCTTTTACTATTATCTTACCACTTCAACCCACAGGAAAAGTTTTGGACGCAATAGAAGACAAGGCAGAAAAAGATTTAGAATTAAGTAAAGTAACGAGTAATTCTTCTGTTCATATTCCCATCAGTATATCAAGAGAAATTTTGTTAGTAGAAGATGATTTTGCCAATTCTGAATTAATGCGAATTTATTTAAGTAGATTAAGTTATCAATTAACTTGTGTTAAGAATACACAGGAAATGTGGATGACTCTCCCACAGATACAACCAGCAGTAATTTTAATGGATGTGAATTTACCAGATAGCAATGGTTTGAATGTAGTAGAACAACTGCGAAAACATCCCCAATATCAGCATATTCCGATAATTGCCCAAACAGCAATGGCGATGAAAGGAGATAGAGAAACTTGTTTAGCTGCTGGTTTTGATGATTATATTTCTAAACCCATAGATTTACAAATTTTAGGTAGTATGGTGGCAAAATATTGTCAAGGATTTAACAATGGACAATTGATAATTGATCATTGA
- a CDS encoding cation-translocating P-type ATPase has product MNSNFHIWTLTPPEVYKTLTTTPQGISEAEANLRLKKSGYNELPEPQTRPLILRFTDQLTHFMALLLWVAGILAFISQTPELGWAIWAVIWINAIFSFWQEYQAEKALSALKKILPSQAKVFRDGKLSVIPARELVSGDVMQLEEGDKISADARLIESQSLYVDASVLTGESLPVPRISEPVTAANIHASEASNLVFAGSTVASGRGLAVVYATGTHTEFGQVAHLTAHVKREPSTLEVQISRVVHIITIIALSMGVVIFLLTKLLVGMQLRESFIFAIGIIVAFVPEGLLPTVSLALAIGVRRMARKNALVRRLSAVETLSATTVICTDKTGTLTKNEMTVRQLWIPNTNINVTGVGYEPKGEVEISSPEYQSQVRLILAGAALCSNARLNHPPNSNQWQAVGDPTEAALLVAAIKAGLQLEELQQRSPRVREIPFDSHRRLMTVLLKGNLGLDDVENYEYVIFTKGAPLDVLEHSRYLWHSGEKLELTEIQHEEIITANDQLASQGYRVLGVAIRQGGTELNQQDNNLLEQDLTFLGLVAMIDPPRPEVADAIALCHRAGIQVTMITGDYGLTAAAIAQRIGLANGKPRIITGEQLGHLSDTQLRQIIHKHKTGLVFARVIPEQKLRLVTAYKTLGHIVAVTGDGVNDAPALRAANIGIAMGISGTDVAREAADIVLIDDNFATIVSAIEQGRAVYQNIRKFMTYILASNMAEFLPFLAMVFLKIPPALVILQILAIDLGTDMLPALALGAEKPETGSMELPPRKKNQSLLDLPLLLRAYCFLGLLEGIAGMAGFFFVWWTNGYHLPQLQALSPSILSHSANAATMAIYHQATTMTLAVIVACQDGNVFACRSERFSILRLGFFTNRLIWAGIAIEWILILSIIYSPTLQKIFSTAPLKPSYLLMLLFCPPLILIADELRKRIINRVNHQAEI; this is encoded by the coding sequence ATGAATTCTAACTTTCATATTTGGACGCTGACACCTCCAGAAGTCTACAAAACACTAACAACAACTCCCCAAGGTATCAGCGAGGCAGAAGCAAATTTAAGATTAAAAAAATCCGGTTATAATGAACTTCCCGAACCCCAAACACGCCCTTTAATTCTCCGTTTCACTGACCAATTAACCCATTTTATGGCGTTGCTATTATGGGTAGCGGGAATATTAGCTTTTATTTCCCAAACCCCGGAATTAGGTTGGGCAATTTGGGCAGTAATTTGGATTAATGCTATTTTTAGTTTTTGGCAAGAATATCAAGCAGAAAAAGCCTTATCAGCACTGAAAAAAATCCTACCTTCTCAAGCTAAAGTTTTTCGTGATGGCAAATTATCTGTAATTCCTGCCCGTGAATTAGTTAGCGGCGATGTCATGCAGTTAGAAGAAGGTGATAAAATCTCTGCTGATGCCAGACTTATTGAAAGTCAGTCTTTATATGTAGATGCTTCCGTACTCACAGGAGAATCTTTGCCCGTTCCCCGCATTAGCGAACCCGTCACCGCCGCCAATATCCACGCTTCTGAAGCTAGTAATTTAGTCTTTGCAGGTTCTACTGTGGCTTCTGGTCGGGGACTGGCTGTAGTCTATGCCACAGGTACACATACAGAATTTGGTCAAGTAGCCCATCTTACAGCCCATGTGAAACGAGAACCCAGCACTTTAGAAGTGCAGATTTCTAGGGTAGTTCACATCATTACTATCATTGCTTTGAGTATGGGGGTGGTGATATTTTTATTAACGAAGTTACTGGTAGGAATGCAACTACGAGAAAGTTTCATTTTTGCTATTGGCATTATTGTGGCTTTTGTGCCGGAAGGTTTACTACCTACTGTGAGTTTAGCATTGGCTATTGGTGTTAGGCGCATGGCCAGAAAGAATGCTTTGGTGCGGCGCTTGTCTGCGGTGGAAACTCTCAGTGCAACTACTGTTATTTGTACTGATAAAACCGGGACTTTGACAAAAAATGAAATGACTGTCCGCCAATTATGGATTCCTAATACTAATATTAACGTGACTGGGGTCGGTTATGAACCCAAGGGAGAAGTGGAAATTTCATCTCCTGAATATCAGTCTCAGGTGCGGTTAATTTTGGCTGGTGCGGCACTTTGTTCTAATGCGCGGTTAAATCATCCCCCTAATTCCAATCAATGGCAAGCTGTGGGTGATCCTACGGAGGCGGCTTTGTTGGTGGCTGCAATTAAGGCGGGTTTGCAGTTGGAGGAGTTACAACAGCGATCGCCCAGAGTTCGAGAAATTCCTTTTGACTCTCACCGGCGACTGATGACGGTGTTGTTAAAAGGTAATTTAGGGTTAGATGATGTGGAAAATTACGAGTATGTGATTTTTACTAAGGGCGCACCTTTAGATGTATTAGAACATTCGCGGTATTTATGGCATTCAGGGGAAAAGCTGGAATTGACGGAAATTCAGCATGAGGAAATTATTACCGCTAATGATCAATTAGCAAGTCAAGGTTATCGTGTGTTAGGGGTGGCGATAAGGCAAGGTGGGACGGAATTAAACCAGCAAGATAATAATTTATTAGAACAGGATTTGACCTTTTTGGGATTGGTGGCGATGATTGATCCACCACGTCCAGAAGTTGCGGATGCGATCGCCCTTTGTCATCGTGCCGGAATTCAAGTTACTATGATTACAGGCGATTATGGTTTGACAGCAGCAGCGATCGCCCAACGCATCGGTTTAGCAAACGGTAAACCCAGAATTATCACTGGTGAACAATTAGGACATCTTTCTGATACTCAATTACGGCAAATCATCCACAAACACAAAACCGGGTTAGTCTTTGCCAGAGTCATACCAGAACAAAAACTCAGGTTAGTTACAGCATATAAAACCCTTGGTCATATTGTCGCTGTCACTGGTGATGGTGTCAATGATGCCCCCGCTTTACGCGCTGCAAATATCGGCATTGCAATGGGAATTAGCGGTACAGATGTTGCCCGTGAAGCTGCGGATATAGTTCTCATAGATGATAATTTTGCCACTATTGTCTCTGCCATTGAACAGGGGCGGGCGGTGTATCAAAACATCCGTAAGTTCATGACTTATATTCTCGCCTCCAACATGGCGGAGTTTTTACCTTTCCTCGCAATGGTATTTCTGAAAATCCCCCCAGCACTGGTAATTTTGCAAATCTTAGCCATTGACTTAGGTACAGATATGCTGCCGGCACTAGCATTAGGGGCAGAAAAACCGGAAACTGGTTCAATGGAGTTACCACCCCGGAAAAAAAACCAATCTTTGTTAGATTTACCTTTATTACTGCGTGCTTACTGCTTTTTAGGACTGCTGGAAGGTATAGCAGGGATGGCAGGATTTTTCTTTGTTTGGTGGACAAATGGTTATCATCTTCCCCAATTACAAGCACTCAGTCCCAGTATTTTATCTCACTCAGCCAATGCTGCCACAATGGCGATTTATCATCAAGCCACAACCATGACTTTAGCCGTAATTGTCGCCTGTCAAGATGGTAACGTTTTTGCTTGTCGTTCGGAACGGTTTTCAATTTTGCGATTGGGCTTTTTTACTAATCGTTTGATTTGGGCAGGAATTGCCATAGAATGGATATTAATTCTCTCTATTATTTATTCTCCTACCCTGCAAAAAATCTTCTCAACAGCACCTTTAAAACCATCTTATTTATTAATGTTGTTATTTTGTCCACCGTTAATTTTAATAGCTGATGAATTGCGAAAAAGAATTATTAACAGAGTCAACCATCAAGCTGAAATCTAA
- a CDS encoding type II toxin-antitoxin system HicB family antitoxin, with product MKQIKIIVEKHFDGYIAYPLGIQGVIVGEGDSYEEALADVKSAIRCHIEVFGKEVLEDESPILEAFVAEAEVII from the coding sequence ATGAAACAAATTAAAATTATTGTAGAAAAACACTTTGATGGTTATATTGCTTATCCCCTTGGTATTCAAGGAGTTATAGTTGGTGAAGGTGACAGTTATGAAGAAGCTTTAGCGGATGTAAAATCAGCAATCCGATGTCATATAGAAGTATTTGGTAAGGAAGTTTTAGAAGATGAATCACCAATTTTAGAAGCTTTTGTAGCTGAAGCTGAGGTGATTATCTAA
- a CDS encoding type II toxin-antitoxin system HicA family toxin: MPKFPVDAPKAKVIRTLELLGFSIIREREHIVMVKDNKDGTKTPLTIPNHSQIKSSTLRSICTQAGISREDFLAAYEQA, translated from the coding sequence ATGCCTAAATTTCCTGTAGATGCACCAAAAGCAAAAGTTATTAGAACATTGGAATTACTCGGATTTAGTATTATTCGAGAACGAGAACATATTGTTATGGTAAAAGACAATAAAGATGGAACAAAAACACCATTAACTATACCTAATCATTCACAGATTAAAAGTTCAACATTAAGATCGATCTGTACTCAGGCTGGAATATCACGGGAAGATTTTTTAGCAGCATACGAACAAGCATAA
- a CDS encoding Uma2 family endonuclease, with protein MTSLTVLTLPDHTQLPESDGTFVKNLQEHPQSILITDSIKPVLDKLHPDGQYCIGQDSGIYWRLTDPPEKGAEAPDWFYVGNVPPTLNGKMRRSYVLWKEYIAPLIVIEFVSGDGTEERDKTPPSQGNDGKVGKFWVYEQAIRVPYYAIYEVAKAQVEVYHLVDTNYQLMTPNERGHYPIKPLGVELGIWQGLYQNADLPWLRWWDKEGNLLLTGEERAEVEKQKREQLIEKLRSLSTEQLNALGIDREMLE; from the coding sequence ATGACTTCCCTCACAGTATTGACATTACCAGACCACACCCAGTTACCAGAATCCGATGGTACATTTGTGAAAAATCTTCAGGAACATCCCCAAAGTATATTAATTACAGACTCAATTAAACCAGTTTTAGATAAACTACATCCTGATGGCCAATATTGTATTGGTCAAGATTCTGGGATATATTGGCGTTTAACAGATCCACCAGAAAAAGGTGCAGAAGCACCAGATTGGTTTTATGTGGGTAATGTACCACCAACTTTAAACGGTAAAATGCGCCGTTCTTATGTGCTATGGAAAGAATATATTGCACCTTTAATAGTGATTGAATTTGTCTCCGGTGATGGTACAGAAGAACGAGATAAAACACCACCATCTCAAGGAAATGATGGCAAAGTTGGTAAATTTTGGGTTTATGAACAAGCTATCCGTGTTCCTTATTATGCAATTTATGAAGTAGCAAAAGCCCAAGTTGAAGTTTATCATTTGGTGGATACCAATTACCAATTAATGACACCCAATGAACGGGGACATTATCCCATTAAACCTTTAGGGGTAGAGTTAGGAATTTGGCAAGGTTTATATCAAAATGCTGATTTACCTTGGTTGCGTTGGTGGGATAAAGAAGGTAATTTATTGTTAACAGGTGAAGAACGCGCAGAAGTTGAAAAACAAAAACGAGAACAACTTATTGAAAAATTACGTTCTCTTTCTACTGAACAACTTAACGCTTTAGGAATTGATCGGGAAATGTTAGAATAA
- a CDS encoding IS1634 family transposase translates to MNYQTEEIESKNIDHLGIIAGIIDEIGIVEKINEIFSIDIREKVNTGEVVKAIILNGLGFVSRPLYLFPDFFKDKAVEHLIGTGIKAEDLNDDKIGRVMDKLYKYGLTKLFLIIALEVVKKYGIDTKYSHLDSSSLHLHGEYKNCVNNLEKELGINREHPIMITQGYSRDHRPDLKQCILDLIVSSDGDIPLFFRGASGNESDKAVFAHILVEYSKQIDFESIMVADSALYSESNLKLMSNMKWISRVPLSIKKAKNLVKASINNEMKACKIKGYSYIEEKVSYGGIEQRWLLVESVERKKADLNKLDKKIQEELLKANKQVDKLEQEEFADKSLAELKIKEITAKLKYHQISDYRITETLNQGKTAVYRVKCKLRENQELITQQQNSCGRFILATNILDAQELESEEILKIYKEQQSTERGFRFIKDPLFFADSLFVKNPQRVETMMMLMALCLLVYNLGQRQLRMSLKAQKATVKNQLNKPTESPTLRWIFQCFQGIHLLMAQGFQRILNLTESHCHILQFLPTTCQKYYLLS, encoded by the coding sequence ATGAATTACCAAACAGAAGAAATTGAGAGTAAAAACATAGATCACTTAGGAATAATCGCAGGAATAATAGATGAAATAGGAATAGTAGAAAAAATCAACGAGATATTTTCAATAGATATCAGAGAGAAAGTAAACACAGGAGAAGTAGTCAAAGCAATCATTCTCAATGGACTAGGCTTTGTATCAAGACCACTATATTTGTTCCCAGATTTCTTTAAAGACAAAGCCGTAGAACATCTAATAGGAACAGGAATAAAAGCAGAAGATTTAAACGACGATAAAATAGGTAGAGTCATGGATAAACTCTATAAATATGGATTAACTAAACTATTCTTAATCATTGCCTTAGAAGTAGTAAAGAAATATGGAATAGACACAAAATATTCCCATTTAGACTCAAGCTCATTACATTTACACGGGGAATATAAGAATTGCGTAAATAATCTAGAGAAAGAACTAGGAATAAATCGAGAACATCCAATAATGATTACACAAGGATATTCTCGTGACCATCGCCCAGACCTAAAACAATGTATATTAGATTTAATAGTAAGTAGTGATGGGGATATACCATTATTTTTTAGAGGGGCATCAGGAAACGAATCAGATAAAGCAGTATTTGCTCATATCTTAGTAGAATATTCTAAACAAATAGATTTTGAAAGTATCATGGTGGCTGACAGTGCATTATATAGCGAAAGTAATTTAAAATTAATGTCAAACATGAAATGGATAAGTCGAGTACCATTATCCATTAAAAAAGCAAAAAATTTAGTGAAAGCCTCCATAAATAATGAAATGAAAGCCTGTAAAATCAAAGGTTATAGCTATATCGAAGAGAAAGTATCTTATGGAGGAATAGAGCAAAGATGGTTATTAGTAGAAAGCGTAGAGAGAAAAAAAGCAGACTTAAATAAACTAGACAAAAAAATCCAAGAAGAGTTATTAAAAGCTAACAAACAAGTAGATAAATTAGAACAGGAAGAATTTGCTGATAAATCTTTAGCCGAGTTGAAAATCAAAGAAATAACAGCTAAATTAAAATATCATCAAATATCAGACTATCGAATTACCGAGACATTAAATCAAGGGAAAACAGCAGTTTATAGAGTGAAATGTAAATTAAGAGAAAATCAGGAGTTAATTACACAACAGCAAAACTCTTGTGGCAGATTTATTTTAGCCACCAATATTTTGGATGCTCAGGAGTTAGAGTCAGAAGAAATCCTCAAAATATATAAAGAACAACAATCTACAGAAAGAGGATTTAGATTTATCAAAGACCCGTTATTTTTCGCGGATAGTCTGTTTGTGAAAAATCCCCAAAGAGTAGAGACAATGATGATGTTAATGGCATTATGTCTTTTGGTTTATAATTTAGGACAAAGACAATTAAGAATGTCATTGAAGGCACAAAAAGCCACAGTTAAAAACCAACTGAATAAACCTACAGAATCTCCCACATTAAGATGGATATTTCAGTGCTTTCAAGGTATTCATCTTTTGATGGCACAAGGATTTCAACGAATTCTTAATTTAACGGAGTCGCATTGTCATATCTTGCAATTCCTACCTACTACTTGTCAAAAATATTATTTATTATCTTAG
- a CDS encoding helix-turn-helix domain-containing transcriptional regulator, giving the protein MKEVIIPTSKSYKEYLISSLQDVEEAAAYLETFLQLDEEGREPEVLRSALKNIIDARLAGNNLSQAAKQKYQQLDQMLSDNSGDEIYSLIEFLDALGYRIKLEVKDS; this is encoded by the coding sequence ATGAAAGAAGTAATAATACCGACAAGTAAAAGTTATAAGGAATATTTAATTTCATCTCTCCAAGATGTTGAAGAAGCTGCTGCATATTTAGAAACTTTTTTACAATTGGATGAAGAAGGACGTGAACCTGAAGTTTTACGTTCTGCATTAAAGAATATTATTGATGCACGGTTAGCAGGAAATAATCTTTCGCAAGCAGCTAAACAGAAATATCAACAACTTGATCAGATGCTATCTGACAATTCTGGAGATGAGATTTATAGTTTGATTGAGTTTTTAGACGCTTTGGGGTATCGAATTAAGTTAGAGGTTAAAGATAGTTAG
- a CDS encoding DUF4365 domain-containing protein, whose protein sequence is MQTESNWYVGLRAEALAKVYLTRRDDLIISEQQQGAGTLDFLLKITQDGKYSGRMFGIEVKATASSSDLIQEQDFFKVKNKKYNFNISFFKDLPFPMCLFFFTVDNDKGYYKWILEPIIKDHNNVALKINENEELTLLNDEEIDNIITIVNSWYDHKSNLIKL, encoded by the coding sequence ATGCAAACAGAATCAAATTGGTACGTTGGTTTACGTGCAGAAGCTTTAGCAAAAGTTTATTTAACTCGTCGTGACGATTTGATTATTTCTGAGCAACAACAAGGTGCAGGAACTTTAGATTTTTTATTGAAAATCACTCAAGATGGTAAATATAGCGGTAGAATGTTTGGTATAGAAGTAAAAGCAACAGCTTCTAGTTCTGACTTAATTCAGGAACAGGATTTTTTTAAAGTTAAAAATAAAAAATATAATTTCAATATCAGTTTTTTCAAAGATTTACCATTTCCAATGTGCTTGTTTTTCTTTACAGTAGATAACGATAAAGGTTACTATAAATGGATTTTAGAACCTATCATCAAAGATCATAATAATGTGGCTTTGAAAATTAATGAAAATGAGGAATTAACGCTCCTGAATGATGAGGAAATAGATAATATTATTACGATTGTTAATAGCTGGTATGACCATAAAAGTAATTTAATAAAATTGTAA